A part of Andrena cerasifolii isolate SP2316 chromosome 10, iyAndCera1_principal, whole genome shotgun sequence genomic DNA contains:
- the LOC143374403 gene encoding uncharacterized protein LOC143374403 isoform X1: MATAMFNCTNIISRCVSDIKKSSVHYYSLHKVKKVFSKYFLSQPPEPPYDHICQLGDPVLRTKATSVDTKVIQTHEFQKVLGRLEKVMKKHQLVGISAPQIGLPWQVCAIEVTEQSLNSVDPEIQKLCESKPLIDLERHLLGRQRGIQLGSFSTNSTICKVYFTLTKWIDPHLSVAFGRR, encoded by the exons ATGGCCACAGCGATGTTTAATTGTACTAATATAATTAGTCGATGTGTATCAGACATAAAGAAGAGTAGTGTACATTATTACAGTCTCCACAAGGTTAAGAAAGTATTCTCGAAGTATTTTCTGTCGCAGCCACCGGAACCTCCTTATGATCACATCTGTCAGCTTGGCGACCCTGTTTTACGGACGAAAGCAACGTCCGTGGATACGAAAGTAATACAAACGCACGAATTTCAAAAG GTACTTGGTCGGTTAGAGAAAGTAATGAAGAAGCATCAGTTGGTAGGAATATCAGCGCCACAAATCGGTCTTCCCTGGCAAGTGTGTGCTATAGAAGTGACGGAACAGAGTTTGAACAGTGTCGATCCAGAAATCCAAAAATTGTGCGAGTCAAAGCCCTTAATCGACTTGGAGAGGCATTTACTCGGTCGGCAAAGGGGTATCCAGCTAGGATCATTCAGCACGAATTCGACCATCTGCAA GGTATACTTTACATTGACAAAATGGATCGATCCACATTTGAGTGTTGCTTTTGGGAGGAGGTAA
- the LOC143374403 gene encoding peptide deformylase, mitochondrial-like isoform X3 has product MATAMFNCTNIISRCVSDIKKSSVHYYSLHKVKKVFSKYFLSQPPEPPYDHICQLGDPVLRTKATSVDTKVIQTHEFQKVLGRLEKVMKKHQLVGISAPQIGLPWQVCAIEVTEQSLNSVDPEIQKLCESKPLIDLERHLLGRQRGIQLGSFSTNSTICNEV; this is encoded by the exons ATGGCCACAGCGATGTTTAATTGTACTAATATAATTAGTCGATGTGTATCAGACATAAAGAAGAGTAGTGTACATTATTACAGTCTCCACAAGGTTAAGAAAGTATTCTCGAAGTATTTTCTGTCGCAGCCACCGGAACCTCCTTATGATCACATCTGTCAGCTTGGCGACCCTGTTTTACGGACGAAAGCAACGTCCGTGGATACGAAAGTAATACAAACGCACGAATTTCAAAAG GTACTTGGTCGGTTAGAGAAAGTAATGAAGAAGCATCAGTTGGTAGGAATATCAGCGCCACAAATCGGTCTTCCCTGGCAAGTGTGTGCTATAGAAGTGACGGAACAGAGTTTGAACAGTGTCGATCCAGAAATCCAAAAATTGTGCGAGTCAAAGCCCTTAATCGACTTGGAGAGGCATTTACTCGGTCGGCAAAGGGGTATCCAGCTAGGATCATTCAGCACGAATTCGACCATCTGCAA tGAAGTATAA
- the LOC143374403 gene encoding peptide deformylase, mitochondrial-like isoform X2: protein MATAMFNCTNIISRCVSDIKKSSVHYYSLHKVKKVFSKYFLSQPPEPPYDHICQLGDPVLRTKATSVDTKVIQTHEFQKVLGRLEKVMKKHQLVGISAPQIGLPWQVCAIEVTEQSLNSVDPEIQKLCESKPLIDLERHLLGRQRGIQLGSFSTNSTICKLHLTLWIP from the exons ATGGCCACAGCGATGTTTAATTGTACTAATATAATTAGTCGATGTGTATCAGACATAAAGAAGAGTAGTGTACATTATTACAGTCTCCACAAGGTTAAGAAAGTATTCTCGAAGTATTTTCTGTCGCAGCCACCGGAACCTCCTTATGATCACATCTGTCAGCTTGGCGACCCTGTTTTACGGACGAAAGCAACGTCCGTGGATACGAAAGTAATACAAACGCACGAATTTCAAAAG GTACTTGGTCGGTTAGAGAAAGTAATGAAGAAGCATCAGTTGGTAGGAATATCAGCGCCACAAATCGGTCTTCCCTGGCAAGTGTGTGCTATAGAAGTGACGGAACAGAGTTTGAACAGTGTCGATCCAGAAATCCAAAAATTGTGCGAGTCAAAGCCCTTAATCGACTTGGAGAGGCATTTACTCGGTCGGCAAAGGGGTATCCAGCTAGGATCATTCAGCACGAATTCGACCATCTGCAA